The window CCACAGCAGCCACGCGTATACAGCAGATCCCTCGGGAGCCATTTTTTCAGGAGAAGGCGTATTTCTGCGCACCAATATAGAAACTTCTTACGGACCTATTTATGCCACTAATGGCGGCTTTTACCGGTTTGACCCACGACGCAGGAAATTAGAGCGTACGGCGCAAATGGCTATTCCTAATCCATGGGGCATTACATTTGATGATTGGGGGCAACCTTTCTATGCCGAAACCTCCAGTCCTGATTTTCGTTGGATGCTTCCCGGAACAATCTTACCCCGATACGGACAGGCTAACCATAAGTCGAAACAACTGATAGAGGAAAAGCAGCTTGTAAGACCTACATCAGGCATTGAATTTGTATCCAGCCGCCATTTTCCCGATGAATTTCAGGGAGACTTCCTGATTAATAATACCATTGGTTTTCTGGGAACCAAACAACATACTTTGGAGGATGATGGTACTGGCTATAAAAGCCATTTTCGCATGGACCTGCTGGTGAGTAATGATCCTAATTTTCGACCGGTAGATCTGGAGTTTGCACCTGATGGTTCTTTGTATGTTATAGATTGGCATAATGTGCTCATTGGGCATATGCAACACAATGCCCGCGATCCCCTGCGTGATCATTCGCATGGCAGGATTTACCGCATTACTTATCCTTCAAGGCCCCTGGTAAAACCTGCTAAAATAGACGGAGCCAGCATTGAAGAGCTGCTTGATTATCTTAAACTACCAGAGTACAGAACCCGTTACCGCACCCGCAGAGAGCTGAGGGGGCGCGATGTTAATCAGGTGTTGGCTAAACTGAAAAGCTGGGCTGCAAAGCTGGATACCAACGATACCAGATATGAACATCATTTACTCGAAGCGCTTTGGGTAAGCTGGGGGATGAATAAAGTAGACCAACAGCTTTTAAAACAGCTATTGAAAGCCAAAGACTATCATGTAAGGGCTGCGGCTACAGAGGTGGTACGTTATACCGGGCATCAACTGCCCGACCAGGCAAACTTGCTGATGGAAGCCGCCAGGGATAAAAATAGCAGGGTAAGGTTAACAGCCATTGCCGCTGCCTCGTGGATAGGCAAAGAAAAAGGACTTCCGGTTTTAGCCGAAGCAAATAAATTGCCTTTGGATAGCTGGATGTTGCCGGCTTACCAGACAGCCGTAGCGCATTTGAACGGCAGAAATGTAGAAGAGGAAAAAGAAAAGAAAGAAAAAACGGCACTTACAGGCATTGCACTTGCCTTGTATAACGAAGGAAAAATTATTTATAATAAAGAGGGCTACTGCAAAACCTGTCATCAGGCAGACGGTAAAGGACTTGCTATTGCAGGCTTTCCGCCACTTACACCTAATAATTGGGTAAATGGAAACGATGACCGGCTGATTAAACTGGTGCTGAAAGGCGTAATGGGCCCAATAGAGGTGAATGGCAAAAAATATCCCGGCCAGGTTCCTATGACGCCTTTCGGCGGATTGCTGAAAGATCAGGAAGTAGCGGCAGTGCTCACCTATATTCGTAACTCGTTTGGGAATAAGGGTACTGCAATTTCGCCCGATAAAGTAAAAGCGATAAGGAAAGCCACTCAAAATAAAAAGGATTTTTACTCACCAGAGCAATTATTGAAAGAGCATCCTATGGAAAGTATTAAGAAATAGAAAATTCGTATACTAAAACAACGTTAAGCAATTAGAAGGTACAACTCATTCAGAATTTAAGCTTTGAGTTTTATCCCAATTTAAGGCAGGATTAATTGCTGTAATATTGCCGACAAATTAAGGGTAAGTTCGCAGTAAGTCCGCATATAAATCGCATTTCTTTGGTTAAATGCGGTTTATATGCTTTAAAGATGAACGGGAACAGCTGCTCTTAATTTGGCTATAATAGTTGTTCCGGTTCGTAATATTTTAGTGATGAAATAATGTTAAATGGTTCTTTTTAAGTTGTTTTTGATGTTTTGTGTTCCTTAAACCAGATTTTTTTAAACTAAACAATTAAGCCATCGGGTAAATTCTCAGTCTACTGCTTATAAATACCGAACTTAAACTATTTATGAGATGAGAAAAATGTACCTGGCTTTTTTTGCTTCCACTTTATTTATATCTGCATTTGCCCAAAAATCAAGCGATCGGAAAGGAAACCTCGCCCCGGGTGGAATTCGTATTGATGGCCATATTACAGAATGGAATGGATTGCCATTTACCGAGAATAAACGGACCAATTTAGATTATGTGCTGGCAAACGATGAGAAAAATTTATATCTCGTTATTAAATCGAAAGAACAGGCCAGTATATCTAAAATTATGCTCGGAGGGATCAGTTTTATCATCAATACCGATGGCAGGAAGAAAGATAAAGATGCTTATTCAATTACCTACCCATTGGTTAAAAGAGCAGGCAGGGGGCACAGGGCTTTGGTGCAAACCGGGGTGGTTTTGGTGGCGGCCAAAATCGTTCGGAACAAACTACTGCTCAGCGAGATTCAATTGCACTTGCTTTGCATAAAACCCAATTAGAAACAGTTAAAGAAATAAAGGTGCTGGGCTTTAAAGCTATTCAGGATACTTTAATTTCTATTTATAACGAATACAGCATTAAAACTGTTGCTGTTTTTGATGATGCTGGCGTATATACCTACGAATTATCTGTACCGCTTGCTCAGCTGGGTTTAAAAAGCAGCGATGCCAAAGAGATTGCCTTTCAAATTAAGCTGAATGGTTTAATTGCCGGTTCATTTGGCGGCAGAAATGGAGGAGGCAACGGCGGCGGCTTTGGTGGCGGTGGCAACCGGGGTGGTAGCGGAGCAAGAACCGGAGGGGGCTCAACCAATTTTCAGGATTTAATGCTACCTACCGATTTCTGGGATAAATACACATTGGCAAAAAATAAATAGCATCATTTTATACAAAAATGATCTGCACTTTTTGTATTAACCCCACTCCAACCAATTACTGCTAAGGCAACGCGCTAACCAAACATGAAAAAACTTTACAAGAACACCTTTTTTAATCTTTGCAAAACATTTGGAATTTTGATGCTGGTACTTTGTTTAAGCCAGAGTTTATATGCTCAAAACCAACCTAAAAAAGCAAAGGTACCTCCACCCATTGCCCGCAGGGAAGTAAGTGGTGTGGTTAAAGACGATACCAAACTGGGGATTCCGAGCTGTACTGTAAAGTTAACTTCTATCCATGATACTTTGGTAACCAGTACCAATGATGACGGGATATTTGTAATCAAAAACGTAAAAGAAGCTGTCTACACCTTAACGGTAAGTAGTTTGGGCTATAAAACGTTTGTGGGCAAATTTAAGCAGAATGATGTTACTCCCAGAATTGTAATGGACCCTATTTTCCTGAAGAACGAAGAGAATGCGCTAAAAGAAGTTACCATTAACGGAACGCCATCTATTACCTATAAAACCGATACCGTTGAGTATAAAGCCAGCGATTACATAGTACGCGAAAATGCGACTGTAGACGAACTTTTGAAGAAAATGGAAGGGATGGAAGTAGGAAGCGACGGTTCATTAACCCATCAGGGAAATACAATTACAAAAGCAAAGATAAATGGCAAAACCTATTTAGGAGGTGATGTAAGTTCGGCCATTCAGAATTTACCGGCAGAAATTGTAGATAAAATACAAATTGTTGATGATTATGGTGACCAGGCTGCAAGAACGGGAATT is drawn from Pedobacter sp. HDW13 and contains these coding sequences:
- a CDS encoding PVC-type heme-binding CxxCH protein, with the protein product MTRIIKISLLCLIVAIPTMVIINAFKYKASPLVMAKGTRIALIGNNLGSRMINYDNFETELQLRFPTHQLFIRNMCNPAETPGFRPHASRNSPWAFPGAEKFQVERANLVKRKDAGGTLEMEDPGEGFFETPDQWLTRLKTDVIISFFGFNESFEGKAGLDNYKAELDAFIKWTLKQKYNGTSGPQLVIVSPIAFENLKGKTKYDLPDGKQENENLLLYTNAMREVAAANRVRFVDVFNPTLEWYKNASSPLTIDGSQLNEEGYKKLGVLLADQIFGKNAAEAETNRKLVHDAVMEKNWMWLNDFKIPNGVHVYGRRYKPYGPDNFPAEIKKIREMTLIRDTAVWLAAAKGQKMDIEAADKHTTVLPEVKTNYTPSKKNGNLKYLIGQEAVNSLTVPPGFKVELFASETEFSFLAKPVQLSFDNKGRLWVAVMPTYPQYKVGDSKPNDKIIILEDTNNDGKADKQTVFADGLHLPLGFEIAAEGVYVAQGNNFILLTDTDGDDKADKKEILLSGFDDHDSHHSSHAYTADPSGAIFSGEGVFLRTNIETSYGPIYATNGGFYRFDPRRRKLERTAQMAIPNPWGITFDDWGQPFYAETSSPDFRWMLPGTILPRYGQANHKSKQLIEEKQLVRPTSGIEFVSSRHFPDEFQGDFLINNTIGFLGTKQHTLEDDGTGYKSHFRMDLLVSNDPNFRPVDLEFAPDGSLYVIDWHNVLIGHMQHNARDPLRDHSHGRIYRITYPSRPLVKPAKIDGASIEELLDYLKLPEYRTRYRTRRELRGRDVNQVLAKLKSWAAKLDTNDTRYEHHLLEALWVSWGMNKVDQQLLKQLLKAKDYHVRAAATEVVRYTGHQLPDQANLLMEAARDKNSRVRLTAIAAASWIGKEKGLPVLAEANKLPLDSWMLPAYQTAVAHLNGRNVEEEKEKKEKTALTGIALALYNEGKIIYNKEGYCKTCHQADGKGLAIAGFPPLTPNNWVNGNDDRLIKLVLKGVMGPIEVNGKKYPGQVPMTPFGGLLKDQEVAAVLTYIRNSFGNKGTAISPDKVKAIRKATQNKKDFYSPEQLLKEHPMESIKK